CAGTCTTATCAGCGCGATTAGCCCTCAGCCCCCAAGCAATTGAACTCGGCCTCAATGCCCTGGCGGCGATCGGCCTGAACCCAAGGGAGCAGGATTGCCACCTGAGGTTTCAACCCCAAGCCTTGGATGCGATGGAAACTGAAGCGACCACCCGATCGCGGGCGATCGCCCAATTTTGGGCGATCGTCCAAGAAGAGCGCTTTCACCATCAATATTTCGCCACCATGCCCCCAGCAGCACTTCAGGATCTGGATCCGCGCCTCCAACCCCATTGATCACCCTTGATCGCATGATCGCAACAATCGCGAAGGGAGAAAAGTGGGAGTTCAGCCAGTTGCAAACCCTACTCTCCAATAAGCATGACAGCTCCCGTTTCCAAGCCACAGAAGATCCGTTTGCCATCGGTGACCACTGCCCGGCCAGGCGCTGGCAAACTCAGGGTTTTTAGCGGGCGATCGGTCGATAGGTTCCAAAACTGAAGCGTGCAATCATCTCCTGTGCTGAGGAACCAAGTGCTATGGGGAGCAAACGCGATCGCTCGCACTGACCCTTGATGGCTCTGTAACAATTGGGTAGTGGGTTTGGGGGAGGCCAGGGATAGTTGAATCGTTGCTCCTTGGGCTAGGGCGATCGCCCGTCGATCGGGACTCCAAGCCAGAGCATTCACCGGCTGTGAGAGTGACCATCGCCGCTGAATTTTGGACTGTTGTAAATCCAGCAACTGTAGCCCGCAGGACTGCCCGCCCAATAATGCTGACCGACCGCAGGCACTAATCACAGCGTTCAAGTCAGATCCTTGCGGTGCGCGTACTTCCGAAGAGCACTGTTGCTCGGTGGCTGACCACCGCAAAGTTGATCGCCCCGCTTTCAAGTCCCAATGGCAAATCGTTCCTTGGGTATCAACACTCCACAATCCAAACCCGTCAGGTGCAAACCTCAAAGCGTTAATCCCAGCCCCGAAGTTTAACCACCGTTCATCCAGTGTTGCCCCCACCCGTTGCCGCCGACCATCCCAAATCCAAATCACACCATTGGCAGAACCGATCGCCCACAGATACCCATCCCGACTCGCCGCCAGCGCCGTTAGTTCTCCCTCAAATTGCCGTGATTGTGATCCATTTGCCGCAGCATCAAGGCCCTGTAGTTGCAGCCATCGATCATGGCCGATCGTTCCTAGCCGTAATCCCGAAGCTTCCAAGACCATGGCGATGACCGGGCCCTGATGGTTCAAGATTGGCCCGCGCACGGCGCTGAAGCGATCCACCATGGATTCGGGGGTGTTGGTGGCCGGTGGCGCAGGAGGGCGCGCACTAGACTTTTGGCGTGCCTTTCGATTCCGTTGCAGTTCCTGAATTTTTTGCCAATCTTGTCGAGCCAGATAATCAGACCCCTTGCGCCTAGCCACTTCATAGCGCAACTCATAGGCTGCTAAATAGTCCGGTTCTAGGAGAATTGCGTCGTTCAGATAGTTTTGGGCCGCCGTGTAGCTCCCTCGTGCCATGCAGTCGATCGCATAGCCATAAAAAATTTGAGCAGGCGATCGGGCAGGCCCAGGCCGGGATGAGACCCGAACACGATTAGCCCTAGCTGTTGTGCCTTGGGTTGTGGCGGGTGACGGCGGTTGTGAAGGCTGGTTGGTTACGGGTTGAGTGCCGATTTGGGTCAGGTGTTCCTTGATTTGCCGATAAGCCGCATTAATTTGCTTGAGTTTTGCTTCTGCGATCTTGCATAGCTCCGGATCCTCAGTAAATCGATCGGGATGCCAAACTTTGGCTAATTGGCGATAGGCTAACTTGACTGCTTCGATTGATGCATCAGCCTGAACTTCTAGTAATTGATAGCACTGAGTCAGAGTCAGTTGAGACACGCAGCGACCACCTCATCTGGTGTTGATGATCGTAAGGCGATTATCAATCAACTTCAAGTATTCAAGGAGCTTTCATCAACTGATCTGAATGCCTGATCTGATCAGCTAATAGAAGTTCAGTAAAAATACGGTACTAATCAATCAAATTCGATTGATTTTTGATCAAATCAGTCATTAAGATTATTCATAAATTGTTATCCAGCTATGGTTGAACTGATTTTTAATCTGGCATGAATGAATTGCCACTCAATTATGGTTGATCTGATTTTTAATCTGGATCGTGCTTCTTCTCGAACTACCCTCTAAAGTCGTTGCCTTTGAACTTAATTTGAAAAACTCTCTGGCTTATAAAAGCTTGAATAATTCACCAGAGAATATGTAGTTAAAAGGCAACAACTTTTGGGATTTGGGTACTGGCGCTAATGACTTGAGTTCATCAAGCGTTGGCGAAATTGAAAACGGGCACTTGCAAAATTTGCAACGAACTTGGGTTGAAACGGTAAGCGTGGGTTAGCCATCCGCAAAGCCGGAAGCAGCGTGATGATTGGTAGAACCTAGTGCAATCATCGGTAGCCAAACGGTGAATAGGCTGCCTTGCTGTAATTCGCTATCGAGTTCAATTTTGCCGTGATGCAATTGAACGCACTGGGCAATGATGGCTAAACCCAATCCAGTGCCGGGAATGTCAGCAACGTTGGATCCTCTGGTAAATTGTTGAAAAATCCGTTCCTGATCGGTGCTACAAATGCCGATGCCGTGGTCGCGAACCTGTAGGAGTAGGAAGTTACTTTGTTGCGATAGAAAAACCTCGATTGTGCCGCCATTTGGTGAATATTTGACGGCATTGTCCAAGAGGTTGTTGGTAATCAGCCGAAATAGGCGAGCATCGGCCCAAATTTGAGAATGATCTAGGCGATCGTGGATCGTGATGTGACACAGGGCGGGTGCAATTTGTTGGCAACGATCGACCACTTCCCTCAGCAAGGCAGAGACATCTAACCAGGCAGGTTCAAACCGCAATCGACCGGAATCAGCCTCAATTAAGACCGTGAGATCGTTAAATTCCGAAAGGGTTTTTTCCGCTAAACAACCGATCCGCTTCAGGTAGGCTCGCTGTTGTTCGGCGGGCCAATGATCCCAAAACCGATCCATGAGTTGGGCATAGGATTGGATGGCTCCGATCGCGCTGCGGGAGTCATGGAGGGCGATCGCAGCCAGTTGGTTGCGATCGATCAATTGCTGTTCCAACGACACCTGACAGCGCCGGGCTTCGCGATCGGCCAAGCATCGGCTGCTCACCGCATCGAGCATGGCCCGCCCTTGCTCGGGAGTCCAAGGCAACCCCACCACGCCCCAGATGCCGCCATGGGTGAGGGCTGAAACCAATGGCGCGATTGAGGAGGGCAGGGGACGCATCACCACCACCAAAGAGGGCAGCCCCGATTGGCGATATAGCCAATCCACTAGTGCCAGCATTGGCTTCACCGTTTCCGGCATCACCAACAGCACCAACAGTTCCACCTTAGCCAGCTCACGCAGGGGTGGATCCGTTTGGGATCGCAATTGGGCTAAAGAGTCGATCGTCCAGTGATCAAACAACACATGGCCAGACTCCTGAATCAGAGATTCCCAAATCAGGCGTTCTGAAGTCTCATTGCCTCCAACCAGCGCCACAATCAGAGACTGTGACTCGGAAGGAACCGATTCGTGGTTGGAGCCGGAAGCTGTGGGTGGGCGATTGGGCACACTGGCCGAATTGGAAAAATTCATGAACACATGCTTAAACCTCGTCGGCGGCGATCGATGGCTGGCGATGCAACCCCATCCCCCTAAACATCGAAACTTCGCTTCCGTAAATGCCAGATTTTAATTATCAACTTGCTGGTGGGATTCAGACCAGTTGAAGCGCTGCAAAACAGTCGTGAAAATCCCGATCGCAGCGCTGGCAGAAACTACCGCACCATTAGACAAAATGACCAATCCGGCTCTGTTTACTTTGCACGAAGTTGGTTTGGATAGGTCGCAATTTTTCCGTTTTGATCGCCGGCCGGTGATGTCGATCAAAACTGAAAAGTTGATGCTTGTTGCCCCTAAATTTCAATCGTACCGCCCTTAGCTCCCGTGTCACCAGTGGATTGAGCGACAGAAAGGCTAAAAATGTTCCTGAATGCCAAGATCCACCGCTGAGGCTGAATTTCAGGCTGAAATTCTGGAGTGGGTTGCTGGAATTGATGGAAATTGACTGGGTATGGACTGGATCGGGACTGGATCTGAATCTGGCACAACGGGCCCAAGACTAAAGCCGGCCCCCATTTCAGGGGCCGACGCAGCCGCCAGCGATTCCAGTTTGTCTTTAAAGGGCTGGGGTTTGCCAAAGTTGCGTTAC
The Limnothrix sp. FACHB-406 genome window above contains:
- a CDS encoding DnaJ domain-containing protein, giving the protein MSQLTLTQCYQLLEVQADASIEAVKLAYRQLAKVWHPDRFTEDPELCKIAEAKLKQINAAYRQIKEHLTQIGTQPVTNQPSQPPSPATTQGTTARANRVRVSSRPGPARSPAQIFYGYAIDCMARGSYTAAQNYLNDAILLEPDYLAAYELRYEVARRKGSDYLARQDWQKIQELQRNRKARQKSSARPPAPPATNTPESMVDRFSAVRGPILNHQGPVIAMVLEASGLRLGTIGHDRWLQLQGLDAAANGSQSRQFEGELTALAASRDGYLWAIGSANGVIWIWDGRRQRVGATLDERWLNFGAGINALRFAPDGFGLWSVDTQGTICHWDLKAGRSTLRWSATEQQCSSEVRAPQGSDLNAVISACGRSALLGGQSCGLQLLDLQQSKIQRRWSLSQPVNALAWSPDRRAIALAQGATIQLSLASPKPTTQLLQSHQGSVRAIAFAPHSTWFLSTGDDCTLQFWNLSTDRPLKTLSLPAPGRAVVTDGKRIFCGLETGAVMLIGE
- a CDS encoding sensor histidine kinase KdpD — encoded protein: MNFSNSASVPNRPPTASGSNHESVPSESQSLIVALVGGNETSERLIWESLIQESGHVLFDHWTIDSLAQLRSQTDPPLRELAKVELLVLLVMPETVKPMLALVDWLYRQSGLPSLVVVMRPLPSSIAPLVSALTHGGIWGVVGLPWTPEQGRAMLDAVSSRCLADREARRCQVSLEQQLIDRNQLAAIALHDSRSAIGAIQSYAQLMDRFWDHWPAEQQRAYLKRIGCLAEKTLSEFNDLTVLIEADSGRLRFEPAWLDVSALLREVVDRCQQIAPALCHITIHDRLDHSQIWADARLFRLITNNLLDNAVKYSPNGGTIEVFLSQQSNFLLLQVRDHGIGICSTDQERIFQQFTRGSNVADIPGTGLGLAIIAQCVQLHHGKIELDSELQQGSLFTVWLPMIALGSTNHHAASGFADG